The proteins below are encoded in one region of Knoellia sp. S7-12:
- a CDS encoding YchJ family metal-binding protein, translating into MTVMRSRYTAYAIGHSDHVFRTWHPATRPADVDLDGSLEWVGLEIITSSGDDVEGTVEFAAHWRSGEGRTRQNGVLRERSTFLRRAGRWFYRDGVDLTT; encoded by the coding sequence GTGACGGTCATGCGATCGCGCTACACGGCATACGCAATCGGCCACAGTGACCACGTGTTTCGCACCTGGCACCCCGCGACGCGGCCAGCGGACGTGGACCTCGATGGCTCGCTCGAGTGGGTCGGGCTCGAGATCATCACGTCCTCGGGCGATGACGTCGAAGGAACCGTCGAGTTCGCCGCGCACTGGCGCTCGGGCGAGGGGCGCACACGGCAGAACGGTGTGCTGCGTGAGAGAAGCACCTTCCTGCGACGAGCGGGCCGCTGGTTCTATCGCGATGGTGTGGATCTCACGACGTGA
- a CDS encoding GNAT family N-acetyltransferase yields the protein MSPTPVDVERLSSREALVVASGGHPVIRYDTGAGLLLPSLGLTGTSAVAWAQTWPDERRGVQLLGSHDELAALLASPSFPEWFTEHDPVHVTAPRDSYAAVDGVLPVRGGNTWDWMWTVTPSATLPAEARVERILDDERDALVEFLRLHNPTTHATPFARPTQQWVVVRDDSGLLIGSGCSEPGNARIPLLGGITVDTAHRGRGLGAAITAYLTREAIERTGASSLGVFEDNPLARRLYERLGYRVGLSARTRFVMRRR from the coding sequence GTGAGCCCAACCCCTGTTGACGTCGAGCGCCTCTCCTCACGAGAGGCGCTCGTCGTCGCGAGCGGGGGCCACCCCGTCATCCGCTACGACACGGGCGCCGGACTTCTCCTTCCTTCGTTGGGTCTCACCGGGACGTCAGCCGTGGCGTGGGCCCAGACGTGGCCCGACGAGCGCAGGGGTGTGCAGCTCCTCGGGAGTCATGACGAGCTCGCTGCTCTGCTCGCCTCCCCGTCGTTCCCGGAATGGTTCACGGAGCACGACCCGGTCCATGTCACTGCACCACGCGATTCCTATGCAGCGGTCGACGGCGTCCTTCCGGTGCGCGGCGGCAACACGTGGGACTGGATGTGGACGGTGACACCATCGGCGACGCTGCCGGCCGAGGCCCGAGTGGAGCGGATCCTCGACGACGAGCGAGACGCCCTCGTCGAGTTCCTCCGACTCCACAACCCCACCACTCACGCGACCCCGTTCGCCCGGCCGACACAGCAGTGGGTGGTCGTTCGAGACGACTCCGGCCTGCTCATCGGCTCCGGGTGCTCCGAGCCGGGCAACGCCAGGATTCCCCTGCTCGGGGGGATCACCGTGGACACAGCGCATCGTGGCCGTGGGCTGGGAGCCGCCATCACGGCATACCTGACCCGCGAAGCGATCGAACGGACGGGTGCGTCGTCGCTCGGAGTCTTCGAGGACAACCCGCTGGCCCGCAGACTCTATGAGCGCCTCGGCTACCGGGTCGGCCTGTCCGCTCGCACACGATTTGTCATGCGTCGCCGTTGA
- a CDS encoding NUDIX hydrolase, with protein sequence MTADRFCDEFDPQTVTHSEVVMAGRVWDVVRDEVDLGDAGRHVREYVRHPGAVAVLALDDEGRICLIQQYRHPIRTREWEIPAGLLDVPGEPAWEAAARELHEEADLVAGRLDVLVDLRPSPGGLDEAIRVYLARDVSLVAESERHSREAEEHGMPLAWVALDDAVEAVLEGRLQNGILVSAVLAAHVAKQGNWDALRPHDAPWPQGPGGAART encoded by the coding sequence GTGACCGCGGATCGGTTCTGCGACGAGTTCGACCCGCAGACGGTGACGCACTCCGAGGTCGTCATGGCCGGGCGCGTGTGGGACGTCGTCCGCGACGAGGTCGACCTGGGGGACGCGGGGCGCCACGTGCGTGAGTACGTCCGTCACCCCGGTGCCGTTGCCGTGCTCGCTCTCGACGACGAGGGACGCATCTGCCTCATCCAGCAGTATCGCCATCCCATCCGCACCCGCGAGTGGGAGATCCCGGCGGGGCTGCTCGACGTGCCGGGTGAGCCGGCCTGGGAGGCGGCCGCCCGTGAGCTGCACGAGGAGGCCGACCTCGTCGCCGGGCGTCTCGATGTCCTCGTCGACCTCCGACCGTCACCGGGCGGACTCGACGAGGCGATCCGGGTCTATCTCGCACGCGACGTCTCCCTCGTCGCCGAGTCCGAACGTCATTCCCGCGAAGCAGAAGAGCACGGTATGCCGCTTGCCTGGGTTGCGCTCGATGACGCAGTCGAAGCGGTGCTCGAGGGCCGCCTCCAGAACGGCATCCTCGTGTCTGCCGTGCTCGCGGCTCACGTTGCGAAACAGGGGAATTGGGACGCGTTGAGGCCGCACGACGCCCCGTGGCCCCAAGGTCCGGGAGGGGCGGCGCGGACGTGA
- the aspS gene encoding aspartate--tRNA ligase, translating into MLRTHEAGTLRADHTTQTVTLTGWVGKRRDHGGVAFIDLRDASGVVQVVARDEVLTGAAHDLRAEFCIKVTGEVVARTEANVNSELPTGAIEVVATDIEVLAPSAPLPFQIDERVTVGEEARLKHRYLDLRRPGASSAGAALRLRSKVNAAAREVLGGRDFVEIETPTLTRSTPEGARDFLVPARLAPGSWYALPQSPQLFKQLLMVAGMERYYQIARCYRDEDFRADRQPEFTQLDIEMSFVEQADVLELGEAIVKAVWQLIGVELDAPFEQMTYADAMRRFGSDKPDLRFGNELVECTDYFKETPFRVFQAEYVGAVVMPGGASQPRKQLDAWQDWAKSRGAKGLAYVLVQEDGELGGPVAKNLSDDEKAGLAAHVGAQPGDCVFFAAGPTKSSRALLGAARLEIGKRCELIDQSAWSFLWVLDAPLFEPASEAVAAGDVAVGGGAWTAVHHAFTSPKAEFLETFDTDPGPALAYAYDMVCNGNEIGGGSIRIHRRDIQERVFKVMGLSDEEAQEKFGFLLDAFAFGAPPHGGIAFGWDRIVSLLAGTESIRDVIAFPKSGGGYDPLTAAPAPITSEQRKEAGVDAKPEPKGESNGAQPKTPEQA; encoded by the coding sequence GTGCTCCGCACCCATGAGGCCGGCACTCTGCGCGCCGACCACACCACCCAGACCGTCACGCTCACCGGCTGGGTTGGCAAGCGTCGCGATCACGGAGGCGTGGCGTTCATCGACCTGCGCGATGCCAGCGGAGTCGTCCAGGTCGTCGCACGCGACGAGGTCCTCACCGGAGCAGCTCACGACCTGAGGGCTGAGTTCTGCATCAAGGTGACCGGCGAAGTCGTCGCGCGCACCGAAGCCAACGTCAACTCGGAGCTGCCGACCGGCGCCATCGAGGTCGTGGCCACCGACATCGAGGTGCTCGCGCCGAGTGCGCCGCTGCCCTTCCAGATCGACGAGCGCGTCACCGTCGGTGAGGAGGCCCGCCTCAAGCACCGCTATCTCGACCTGCGTCGCCCGGGTGCGTCGTCGGCCGGCGCAGCCCTGCGTCTGCGGTCCAAGGTGAACGCCGCCGCCCGTGAGGTGCTCGGTGGGCGCGACTTTGTCGAGATCGAGACGCCGACGCTGACCCGTTCGACCCCTGAGGGTGCCCGCGACTTCCTCGTGCCCGCGCGTCTGGCCCCCGGCTCCTGGTATGCCCTGCCGCAGAGCCCGCAGCTGTTCAAGCAGCTGCTCATGGTCGCCGGCATGGAGCGTTACTACCAGATCGCCCGCTGCTACCGCGACGAGGACTTCCGCGCCGACCGTCAGCCGGAGTTCACCCAGCTCGACATCGAGATGTCCTTCGTCGAGCAGGCCGACGTGCTCGAGCTCGGTGAGGCCATCGTCAAGGCCGTCTGGCAGCTCATCGGCGTCGAGCTCGACGCACCGTTCGAGCAGATGACCTATGCCGACGCGATGCGCCGGTTCGGCTCGGACAAGCCTGACCTGCGTTTCGGCAACGAGCTCGTCGAGTGCACCGACTACTTCAAGGAGACGCCCTTCCGCGTCTTCCAGGCCGAGTACGTCGGGGCCGTCGTCATGCCCGGGGGTGCGAGCCAGCCTCGCAAGCAGCTCGACGCGTGGCAGGACTGGGCCAAGAGCCGGGGCGCCAAGGGCCTCGCCTATGTGCTCGTTCAGGAGGACGGCGAACTGGGCGGACCGGTGGCCAAGAACCTGTCCGACGACGAGAAGGCCGGGCTCGCCGCTCACGTCGGCGCCCAGCCCGGCGACTGCGTCTTCTTCGCCGCGGGGCCGACAAAATCCTCGCGTGCCCTGCTCGGCGCTGCTCGCCTCGAGATCGGCAAGCGCTGCGAACTCATCGACCAGAGCGCGTGGTCCTTCCTCTGGGTCCTTGACGCACCACTGTTCGAGCCCGCGTCCGAGGCCGTCGCGGCTGGTGACGTCGCTGTCGGTGGGGGAGCGTGGACCGCTGTCCACCACGCCTTCACGTCCCCGAAGGCCGAGTTCCTCGAGACGTTCGACACCGACCCCGGTCCGGCCCTCGCCTACGCCTACGACATGGTCTGCAACGGCAACGAGATCGGTGGCGGGTCGATCCGTATCCACCGCCGTGACATCCAGGAGCGCGTCTTCAAGGTCATGGGCCTGTCGGACGAGGAAGCCCAGGAGAAGTTCGGCTTCCTGCTCGACGCCTTCGCGTTCGGTGCCCCACCGCACGGCGGGATCGCCTTCGGGTGGGACCGCATCGTCTCGCTGCTCGCCGGGACCGAGTCGATCCGCGATGTCATCGCCTTCCCCAAGTCCGGTGGTGGGTACGACCCCCTGACCGCGGCGCCGGCACCGATCACCTCGGAGCAGCGCAAGGAAGCCGGCGTCGACGCCAAGCCGGAGCCCAAGGGTGAGTCGAACGGCGCCCAGCCGAAGACGCCGGAGCAGGCCTGA
- a CDS encoding HAD-IA family hydrolase, giving the protein MTARADIDTVVDRPLDPARPVSVLLWDADGVLQHPQHEWAPRLEAWGGPGFGQALFAAELPALRGEVPFRDALAQLLVSWPDVRAGVDDLLQLWEQVDADDEAIELVREVAAWGVTCVLATNQQDHRKAYLRHRFGYDDVFSRSFYSCDLGAMKPEPAYFERVLDALDVRADEVGFVDDNRANVASALEFGIRAVHHDPASGVAGLRSALGWRA; this is encoded by the coding sequence ATGACCGCCCGCGCCGACATCGACACCGTCGTCGACCGGCCCCTCGATCCGGCGCGGCCGGTCTCGGTCCTGCTCTGGGACGCCGACGGAGTCCTGCAGCACCCGCAGCACGAGTGGGCGCCGCGGCTCGAAGCGTGGGGCGGGCCGGGTTTCGGTCAGGCACTCTTTGCCGCCGAGCTGCCTGCCCTGCGCGGAGAGGTCCCGTTCCGCGACGCCCTGGCCCAGCTGCTCGTCTCATGGCCCGACGTCCGCGCGGGGGTCGACGACCTGTTGCAGCTGTGGGAGCAGGTTGACGCGGACGACGAAGCCATCGAGCTCGTGCGCGAGGTCGCTGCCTGGGGAGTGACCTGCGTGCTCGCGACGAACCAACAGGACCACCGCAAGGCATATCTTCGCCACCGATTCGGCTACGACGACGTGTTCTCCCGCTCCTTCTACTCCTGCGACCTGGGGGCCATGAAGCCCGAGCCCGCCTATTTCGAGCGGGTGCTGGACGCACTCGACGTCCGGGCCGACGAGGTCGGGTTCGTCGACGACAACCGCGCCAACGTTGCCTCTGCCCTCGAGTTCGGCATCCGGGCAGTGCACCACGACCCGGCTTCCGGGGTCGCCGGCCTGCGGAGTGCGCTGGGGTGGCGGGCGTGA
- a CDS encoding CTP synthase → MVAQTKHIFVTGGVASSLGKGLTASSLGFLLGARGLRVTMQKLDPYLNVDPGTMNPFQHGEVFVTDDGAETDLDVGHYERFLDRNLIGKANVTTGQVYNKVIAKERRGEYLGDTVQVIPHITNEIKERMRAQAAGAPDVDDREAPDVIITEIGGTVGDIESLPFLEAARQVRHDLGRDKVFFLHVSLVPYLAPSGELKTKPTQHSVAALRQVGIQPDALVLRADREIPESIKRKISLMCDVDTDGVAACVDAPSIYDIPKVLHREGLDAYVIRRLSLIFRDVDWTDWDKLLGRVHNPEHEVEVALVGKYIDLPDAYLSVTEALRAGGFHHDAKVKIRWVASDECQTAAGAQKALGGVDAVLVPGGFGVRGIEGKLGALTWARTHRVPTLGICLGLQCMVIEYARNVAGIEGASSTEFDPETPAPVIATIEEQKAFVEGAGDLGGTMRLGSQRADLRKGSVVAEVYGGLSADERHRHRYEVNDSYRSRIEDAGLVISGTHPELGLVEFVELAREEHPYYVATQAHPEFKSRPTRAHPLFAGLIGAAIEEQRSARLVEVERPKVSADAEVM, encoded by the coding sequence GTGGTGGCCCAGACGAAACACATCTTCGTAACCGGAGGCGTTGCCTCTTCGCTCGGCAAGGGCCTCACGGCATCCAGCCTCGGATTCCTGCTCGGGGCACGCGGTTTGCGCGTGACGATGCAGAAGCTCGACCCCTATCTCAACGTGGACCCCGGGACGATGAACCCGTTCCAGCACGGTGAGGTCTTTGTCACCGATGACGGTGCCGAGACGGACCTCGATGTGGGGCACTACGAGCGCTTCCTCGACCGCAACCTCATCGGCAAGGCCAATGTCACGACCGGTCAGGTCTACAACAAGGTCATCGCCAAGGAGCGGCGTGGTGAGTACCTCGGCGACACCGTCCAGGTCATCCCGCACATCACCAACGAGATCAAAGAGCGCATGCGGGCCCAAGCGGCCGGCGCGCCGGACGTCGATGACCGCGAGGCCCCCGACGTCATCATCACCGAGATCGGTGGGACCGTCGGTGACATCGAGTCGCTGCCCTTCCTCGAGGCCGCCCGCCAGGTGCGACACGACCTCGGTCGTGACAAGGTCTTCTTCCTCCACGTCTCGCTCGTGCCCTATCTCGCGCCGAGCGGTGAGCTCAAGACGAAGCCGACGCAGCACTCCGTGGCTGCCCTGCGCCAGGTCGGCATCCAGCCCGATGCCCTTGTGCTGAGGGCCGATCGGGAAATCCCGGAGTCGATCAAGCGCAAGATCTCGCTGATGTGCGACGTCGACACGGACGGCGTCGCTGCCTGCGTCGACGCCCCGAGCATCTATGACATCCCCAAGGTCCTGCACCGCGAGGGCCTCGACGCCTACGTCATCCGACGGCTGTCGCTCATCTTCCGCGACGTCGACTGGACCGACTGGGACAAGCTGCTCGGTCGGGTCCACAACCCCGAGCACGAGGTCGAGGTCGCCCTCGTCGGCAAGTACATCGACCTGCCCGATGCCTACCTCTCGGTCACCGAGGCGCTGCGCGCAGGTGGCTTCCATCACGACGCCAAGGTCAAGATCCGCTGGGTCGCGAGCGACGAGTGCCAGACCGCTGCTGGTGCCCAGAAAGCACTCGGTGGAGTTGACGCCGTCCTCGTCCCCGGAGGCTTCGGGGTCCGCGGCATCGAGGGCAAGCTCGGAGCGTTGACCTGGGCGCGCACCCACCGCGTCCCCACGCTCGGCATCTGCCTCGGCCTCCAGTGCATGGTCATCGAGTACGCCCGCAACGTTGCCGGGATCGAGGGCGCGAGCTCGACCGAGTTCGACCCCGAGACTCCGGCACCGGTCATCGCGACCATCGAGGAGCAGAAGGCGTTCGTCGAGGGTGCCGGTGACCTCGGCGGGACGATGCGTCTGGGTTCGCAGCGCGCCGACCTTCGCAAGGGCTCGGTCGTTGCCGAGGTCTATGGCGGCCTGAGCGCCGACGAGCGCCACCGTCACCGCTACGAGGTCAACGACTCCTACCGGTCCCGGATCGAGGACGCGGGTCTCGTCATCTCGGGCACGCACCCCGAGCTCGGACTCGTCGAGTTCGTCGAGCTGGCGCGCGAGGAGCACCCCTACTACGTCGCCACGCAGGCCCACCCAGAGTTCAAATCCCGTCCGACCCGGGCGCACCCACTCTTCGCCGGCCTCATCGGGGCCGCGATCGAGGAGCAGCGGTCCGCGCGGCTCGTCGAGGTCGAACGACCCAAGGTCAGCGCCGACGCCGAGGTCATGTGA
- a CDS encoding replication-associated recombination protein A: MPAPNDLFASAEGTGAATLPPLAVRMRPASIDEVRGQEAVLRPGSPLRRLIEGSEGTAGSLSAIIWGPPGTGKTTLAHLVATAAGREFVELSAVTAGVKDVRAVMEAAARNRDLYDRQTVLFLDEIHRFTKAQQDALLPGVETRQVILVAATTENPSFAVIAPLLSRSMLITLTSLDDEQVTAVLDSAVSDERGLDAAYALSTQAREHLVRISGGDARRALTSLEAAAGVALDDAPAGRDDDTPIEITLAHAEQAVAQASVRYDKTGDQHYDVASAFIKSMRGSDVDAALHYLARQLEAGEDPRFIARRIVISASEDVGMGDPTALQTAVAAMHAVAQVGMPEARIILAQAVVHNTLAPKSNAAYAGINAAIADIRGGRGGAVPPHLRGSGYAGASRLEHGKGYVYAHDEADGVARQQYLPDDLHGRADYYHPTDRGFEARLQERWTWLKDRLGGRT, translated from the coding sequence GTGCCGGCCCCCAACGACCTTTTCGCCTCCGCTGAGGGGACCGGTGCCGCGACTCTTCCGCCACTTGCCGTGCGCATGCGCCCGGCGTCGATCGACGAGGTCCGCGGCCAGGAGGCTGTGCTCCGGCCCGGCAGTCCGCTCCGTCGGCTCATCGAGGGTTCCGAGGGCACTGCTGGGTCGCTGAGCGCGATCATCTGGGGTCCGCCCGGGACAGGCAAGACGACTCTGGCCCACCTCGTTGCCACGGCTGCTGGCCGTGAGTTCGTCGAGTTGTCGGCCGTCACCGCCGGGGTCAAGGACGTGCGGGCCGTCATGGAAGCGGCCGCCCGCAACCGTGATCTCTATGACCGCCAGACGGTGCTCTTCCTCGATGAGATCCACCGCTTCACCAAGGCTCAGCAGGACGCGCTGCTCCCGGGGGTCGAGACACGGCAGGTCATCCTCGTCGCCGCGACGACCGAGAACCCGTCCTTCGCCGTCATCGCACCTTTGCTCTCGCGATCGATGCTCATCACTCTCACCTCCCTCGACGACGAGCAGGTCACCGCGGTGCTGGACTCGGCAGTGAGCGACGAGCGCGGTCTCGACGCGGCATACGCGCTGTCGACGCAGGCACGCGAACACCTCGTCCGCATCTCCGGGGGAGACGCACGCCGCGCTCTCACCTCGCTCGAGGCGGCTGCCGGTGTGGCCCTGGATGACGCGCCCGCCGGACGCGACGACGACACCCCGATCGAGATCACGCTCGCCCACGCAGAGCAGGCCGTGGCCCAGGCGTCGGTCCGCTACGACAAGACCGGCGACCAGCACTACGACGTCGCCTCCGCCTTCATCAAGTCGATGCGTGGCTCCGACGTCGACGCGGCCCTGCACTACCTCGCCCGCCAGCTCGAGGCCGGTGAGGACCCGCGCTTCATCGCCCGGCGCATCGTCATCTCGGCGAGCGAGGACGTCGGCATGGGCGACCCGACTGCTCTCCAGACCGCGGTGGCGGCGATGCACGCCGTCGCCCAGGTCGGCATGCCCGAGGCGCGAATCATCCTGGCGCAGGCCGTTGTTCACAACACGCTCGCTCCCAAGAGCAATGCGGCTTATGCCGGGATCAATGCCGCCATCGCCGACATCCGTGGCGGACGTGGCGGGGCCGTGCCCCCTCACCTTCGCGGAAGCGGGTATGCCGGTGCGTCCCGTCTCGAGCACGGCAAGGGCTACGTCTATGCCCACGACGAGGCCGACGGAGTGGCCCGTCAGCAGTACCTCCCGGACGACCTGCACGGCAGGGCCGACTACTACCACCCGACCGATCGCGGCTTCGAGGCGCGGCTGCAGGAGCGCTGGACCTGGCTCAAGGATCGGCTCGGCGGGCGCACTTGA
- a CDS encoding alpha/beta hydrolase — MTDTPLTTPTSPTLHHEDTGGEGRPVVLIHGWPLSGASWKDTVPALTAAGLRVITYDRRGFGQSAPAPDGDYDYDTLTADLAGLIESLDLRDVSLVGFSMGGGEVARYVGNHGEERLRSIAFAAAIPPWLLKSDDNPDGGLPRAEAEKMQAGLRADREGFLDEFTTNFFSADGELKVTEDQRVEAAALAAQADLDAAVTCIASWLEDFSSDLAKVTVPTLVIHGDSDAIVPFEASGQRTHEQVAGSELVIIKDGPHGVNVSHTDEFNAALVRFLTA; from the coding sequence ATGACCGACACTCCCTTGACGACACCGACATCACCGACGCTGCACCACGAGGACACCGGCGGCGAGGGACGACCCGTCGTCCTCATCCACGGATGGCCGTTGTCCGGAGCCTCCTGGAAGGACACCGTCCCGGCGCTCACCGCGGCAGGACTGCGCGTCATCACCTACGACCGGCGCGGTTTCGGCCAGTCGGCCCCGGCACCAGATGGCGACTACGACTACGACACGCTCACGGCGGATCTGGCGGGGCTCATCGAGTCGCTCGACCTGCGAGACGTCTCGCTCGTCGGGTTCTCCATGGGCGGCGGAGAGGTCGCGCGCTATGTCGGCAACCACGGTGAGGAGCGACTGCGCAGCATCGCCTTCGCCGCAGCGATCCCCCCGTGGCTCCTCAAGAGCGACGACAACCCTGACGGCGGCCTCCCCCGAGCCGAGGCCGAGAAGATGCAGGCCGGTCTGCGCGCAGACCGCGAGGGCTTCCTCGACGAGTTCACCACGAACTTCTTCAGCGCAGACGGCGAGCTCAAGGTCACTGAGGACCAGCGCGTCGAGGCTGCGGCACTGGCGGCCCAGGCCGACCTCGACGCCGCTGTCACGTGCATCGCGTCGTGGCTCGAGGACTTCAGCAGCGACCTCGCCAAGGTCACCGTGCCCACCCTTGTCATCCACGGCGACTCCGACGCGATCGTCCCGTTCGAGGCCTCCGGGCAGCGCACCCACGAGCAGGTCGCGGGCAGCGAGCTGGTCATCATCAAGGACGGCCCCCACGGGGTCAACGTCAGCCACACCGACGAGTTCAACGCGGCGCTGGTGCGCTTCCTGACTGCGTGA
- a CDS encoding GTP pyrophosphokinase, whose amino-acid sequence MSDTADGDVVRQAIKLYAAQQPGLRPVADDFATMITAMLDDAGINYVSVTGRAKSVGSFAVKAARRIDGEPAYTDPLTEITDQIGVRVVTYLHGDVAAVAELLSGEFSVLDDRDLGQETASEGRFGYASRHLLVTLDGEEDDPAYKHLRGRSASVQVRTILQHAWAEFEHDVRYKGSVPAADVPDLDRRFTLAAGLLELADREFTAIRDRLQASVGEVDPGVADDDPRISGTDLAAFLSAQYQDAGWSRTDHYSWISGLLLELGITSLDELAGLLGSIDAQGINERMDYRYPAGAVRRLDDALLAVFGPRYIGLHGNSHRIESLTARLDKVRATQS is encoded by the coding sequence ATGTCCGACACCGCCGACGGCGACGTCGTGCGCCAGGCCATCAAGCTGTATGCCGCCCAGCAGCCCGGGCTTCGACCGGTGGCGGACGACTTCGCGACGATGATCACGGCCATGCTCGACGACGCCGGCATCAACTACGTGAGTGTCACTGGCCGGGCCAAGAGTGTCGGCTCGTTCGCGGTCAAGGCCGCTCGCCGGATCGACGGTGAGCCGGCCTACACGGACCCGCTCACCGAGATCACCGACCAGATCGGGGTGCGCGTCGTCACCTACCTGCACGGCGATGTGGCCGCTGTCGCGGAGCTCCTCTCCGGCGAGTTCAGCGTCCTGGATGACCGCGACCTCGGTCAGGAGACCGCGAGCGAGGGCCGTTTCGGCTATGCCAGCCGGCACCTCCTGGTGACCTTGGATGGCGAGGAGGACGACCCGGCATACAAGCATCTTCGTGGTCGCTCCGCGTCCGTCCAGGTGCGCACGATCCTGCAGCACGCTTGGGCCGAGTTCGAGCACGACGTGCGCTACAAGGGGTCCGTCCCTGCGGCGGACGTGCCCGATCTCGATCGCCGATTCACGCTCGCCGCAGGGCTGCTGGAGCTGGCCGACCGTGAGTTCACGGCCATCCGTGACCGTCTGCAGGCCAGCGTCGGTGAAGTCGATCCCGGGGTGGCGGACGACGACCCGCGCATCAGCGGGACCGACCTTGCGGCCTTCCTGTCGGCTCAGTACCAGGACGCGGGGTGGTCGCGCACCGACCACTACTCGTGGATCTCGGGTCTCCTCCTCGAGCTCGGCATCACCTCACTTGATGAACTCGCGGGATTGCTCGGCTCGATCGATGCGCAGGGGATCAACGAGCGGATGGACTATCGCTATCCGGCCGGTGCCGTGCGCCGGCTCGACGACGCCCTGCTCGCGGTGTTCGGGCCTCGCTACATCGGCCTCCACGGCAACTCGCACCGCATTGAGTCGCTCACCGCGCGTCTCGACAAGGTGCGCGCCACCCAGTCCTGA